In a single window of the Panthera uncia isolate 11264 chromosome B2 unlocalized genomic scaffold, Puncia_PCG_1.0 HiC_scaffold_25, whole genome shotgun sequence genome:
- the SSR1 gene encoding translocon-associated protein subunit alpha isoform X2 translates to MKQRTIKDHMIAEDKEEEDVSGEPEASPSADTTILFVKGEDFPANNIVKFLVGFTNKGTEDFIVESLDASFRYPQDYQFYIQNFTALPLNTVVPPQRQATFEYSFIPAEPMGGRPFGLVINLNYKDLNGNVFQDAVFNQTVTIIEREDGLDGETIFMYMFLAGLGLLVVVGLHQLLESRKRKRPIQKVEMGTSSQNDVDMSWIPQETLNQINKASPRRLPRKRAQKRSVGSDE, encoded by the exons ATGAAACAAAGAACAATTAAAGATCATATGATT GCTgaagataaagaagaagaagatgtaTCTGGTGAACCTGAAGCTTCACCAAGTGCAGATACAACAATCTTGTTTGTGAAAGGAGAAG attttccAGCAAATAACATTGTGAAATTCCTAGTAGGCTTTACAAACAAGGGTACAGAAGATTTTATCGTTGAGTCTTTAGATGCCTCGTTCCGTTATCCTCAGGACTACCAGTTTTATATCCAGAATTTCACAGCTCTTCCTCTGAACACTGTAGTACCGCCCCAGAGACAGGCGACTTTTGAGTACTCCTTCATTCCTGCAGAGCCCATGGGTGGACGACCCTTTGGTCTAGTCATCAATCTAAACTACAAAGATCTGAAC ggCAATGTATTCCAAGATGCTGTCTTCAATCAAACAGTTACGATTATTGAAAGAGAGGATGGATTAGATGGAGAAAC AATCTTTATGTATATGTTCCTTGCTGGTCTTGGGCTGTTGGTGGTTGTTGGCCTTCATCAACTCCTAGAATCTAGAAAG CGCAAGAGACCCATACAGAAGGTAGAAATGGGTACATCAAGTCAGAATGATGTTGACATGAGTTGGATTCCTCAGGAAACTTTGAATCAGATCA atAAAGCTTCACCAAGAAGGTTGCCCAGGAAACGGGCACAGAAGAGATCAGTGGGATCTGATGAGTAA
- the SSR1 gene encoding translocon-associated protein subunit alpha isoform X1: MRVLSRLLLLLLLVFPATLLLRGGPGGSLAEAQDLTEDEETVEDSIIEDEDDEAEVEEDEPTDLAEDKEEEDVSGEPEASPSADTTILFVKGEDFPANNIVKFLVGFTNKGTEDFIVESLDASFRYPQDYQFYIQNFTALPLNTVVPPQRQATFEYSFIPAEPMGGRPFGLVINLNYKDLNGNVFQDAVFNQTVTIIEREDGLDGETIFMYMFLAGLGLLVVVGLHQLLESRKRKRPIQKVEMGTSSQNDVDMSWIPQETLNQINKASPRRLPRKRAQKRSVGSDE; the protein is encoded by the exons ATGAGAGTCCTCTCccgcctgcttctgcttctcttgCTTGTGTTTCCCGCCACCCTCTTGCTCCGAGGCGGCCCTGGAG GCTCATTAGCTGAGGCTCAAGATCTTACAGAAGATGAAGAAACGGTAGAAGATTCGATAATTGAAGATGAAGATGATGAAGCAGAGGTGGAAGAAGATGAACCCACAGATTTG GCTgaagataaagaagaagaagatgtaTCTGGTGAACCTGAAGCTTCACCAAGTGCAGATACAACAATCTTGTTTGTGAAAGGAGAAG attttccAGCAAATAACATTGTGAAATTCCTAGTAGGCTTTACAAACAAGGGTACAGAAGATTTTATCGTTGAGTCTTTAGATGCCTCGTTCCGTTATCCTCAGGACTACCAGTTTTATATCCAGAATTTCACAGCTCTTCCTCTGAACACTGTAGTACCGCCCCAGAGACAGGCGACTTTTGAGTACTCCTTCATTCCTGCAGAGCCCATGGGTGGACGACCCTTTGGTCTAGTCATCAATCTAAACTACAAAGATCTGAAC ggCAATGTATTCCAAGATGCTGTCTTCAATCAAACAGTTACGATTATTGAAAGAGAGGATGGATTAGATGGAGAAAC AATCTTTATGTATATGTTCCTTGCTGGTCTTGGGCTGTTGGTGGTTGTTGGCCTTCATCAACTCCTAGAATCTAGAAAG CGCAAGAGACCCATACAGAAGGTAGAAATGGGTACATCAAGTCAGAATGATGTTGACATGAGTTGGATTCCTCAGGAAACTTTGAATCAGATCA atAAAGCTTCACCAAGAAGGTTGCCCAGGAAACGGGCACAGAAGAGATCAGTGGGATCTGATGAGTAA